CCGGCACTGTCAACAAACTTCATCTTACCGGTGTAGTAAGGATGCGACTTGGAACTGATTTCCACAGAAACCAGCGGGTAGGTGTTGCCATCTTCCCACTCGATTGTTGCTTTGGAAGTCGCCGTTGACTGGATGAGAAACGAATCACCTGTCGAAGTATCCTTAAATACGACAGGATGATAATCTGGATGAATGTCTTTTTTCATTTTACTCAGCTTCTTTGTTACCTAATAACCTTGTCGATCTTACGGACTGCCTGCTGCCAATCCTCTATGGTGGGGGATTCTGAAAGTCCATCTTAACAGATGAAACCCCGTTTCGTTTTATCGCTACTCTCAGTAGCATGGCGTCGTTTTGCTCATGAGTCCGCTCAGACAAGTTAAACCGTCTGGGGAATCAGTTCCTAAAATCAGGAGGCAAAACAGCTTATCGTCATCTCTGTTTTATGAAACTTCACAGTTTACGTTCCGATGCACCAATGAGCAAGCGCAAAGGGCCTCCCCACTAAATTAGCGTAAACTATTTAACTATAGAGACATACAGCCATTCCCCATAACGGAATCCGGAACAAATCGAGCAATTTTTCATTTTTTCTCTGTCAGTACCTGATTTTGCGCAAGCCAATCTCGAAAATAAGCAGGAGGTACACGGTCGTTTGAGGAAGCCAGGGAAAAAGAGAGGTGCAGCGATTCCAATTTCCTGAAGACTCTGTATCTGTTTTAAAAATCAAATGTTAAGTAACTTGGACTCCTGCTGTCGACCGTTTAGAGTGAATGCGAAACAGAGTCAGCAAATCAAATCTTATTTTTTACATACCAGGAATCCCATTGATGGCACAGGCACTGAATTGGAACAGTCAAAACTTGACCCACGGTTGGCAGCGGGGAGTGACCGCCTTTTATTACGGTCTCGGCTTCTCTGACGAGGATTTTAACAAAGCCCAGATCGGGATCGGCGTCCCTTTGCTCGACGGCAACCTGTGTAATGTCCATGCTTATGAACTGGCAAAAGAAATCGCCGAGGGATGTAAATCGACCGAGATGATCGGGCTCCCCTTTGGTGTTCCCGCAGTCAGCGATAATATCACGCAGGGTCAGGAAGGGGGAAATGCCAGCCTCCCCTCACGAAATATGATCGCCAATGCAGCAGAATGTGTCGTCAGTGCACACTCCTACGATGCCCTGATTGGGCTACACAATTGTGACAAAAACGGTCCCGGCTTTGCGATGGCGCTGGCCCGGTTGAATT
This genomic interval from Gimesia alba contains the following:
- a CDS encoding type B 50S ribosomal protein L31; the protein is MKKDIHPDYHPVVFKDTSTGDSFLIQSTATSKATIEWEDGNTYPLVSVEISSKSHPYYTGKMKFVDSAGRVEKFQKKYNWDKRNAEAEDAKKEDA